In Streptacidiphilus sp. P02-A3a, the DNA window TGCTGGTGGTGGTCGCGGTGATCAACCGCACCAGCGGCAGCACCCAGGCCGGAGCGGGCGCCCCCGGCACGTCCGGCACCACCGCGGGCTCGGGCCCGACCGCCTCCGGCAGCGGCACCCAAGCCACGGCGACGGCCCCGACCGGGACCCAGCCGGTGTCCACCTCACAGGACGGAATCGCCACCGGCTTCCCGCACACCGCCGAGGGCGCCCAGTCCGCCGCAGTCAACTACAGCGTCGCCCTGGGCTCCAGCGAGATGTACACCACCACCTCCCGCCACACGATCCTGCAGACGATCGTCGACCCGGCGGTGCTGGGAGGCATTCAAACCAGGTTGGATGATTCGTTCACCAGCCAGGGCAGCAAGCTCGGGTTGCGGCTCGGCCAGGCCCCGAAAGGACTGACCTTCGTCTCCCGGGTCATTCCCGTCGGTACCAAGGTCGACAGCTACGGAGTCCAGTCCACCGTCGAGGTATGGAACGACTCCCTGTTCGGCCTCGCCGGTCAGGGCTCCACCTACCCGGTCACCGAGTCCTGGTACACCCTGACCGTGACGCTCAGCTGGTCAGGCGGCGACTGGAAGCTCGCCGACTTCAAGCAGGCGGATGGGCCGACGCCCATCAGTGGAAACCAAACGCCTTCCAGTGCAGACATGATGGCCAACGCCGTCACCGGGTTCGGAGGGTTCCGCTATGCCCGTTGACCTGCGCCGAGTCGGCGTGCTCAGTTCAGCCTTCGCATCGATGCAGTTCCTTGCCCTCACGATCGCGAACGCTGCCTTCGCTGCACCGAGCCCAAGCCCCTCCGCCACGGGCAAGTGCGTCGCACTGCCCGGCCCAGGCAGCAGCAGTTTCTGCAATCCGGGTAGTTCGAACCCCGTCACCGGCGTGACCGACTCGGTCGACCCGTTGCAGTCGCTGGCGAGTGCCTGCGCGACCGCTGCTGCGTGGGTGATCCGGAAGCTCTCGGAGGGGATCAACGCCACCACCACCGTCGACTTCACCAACGCCAGCTTCCTCCGGACCTACGCCGTGGTCTTCGGCGCCTCCACCTTCCTGACCCTGATCCTCTGGCTCCTCGCCGTCGCCAAGCGCGCTGCCCGCGGCGTGCCGTTGTACCAGGCCATCGGTGAAGCCATCGGCTTCCTCTGGCTGACCGTGATCGCCTCCGCGTTCACCCCGCTCATCCTCTACACGATCGTCAGCGCCACCGACGGAATCACCACCGGTATCGCCTCCGGCACCAAGACCGACACCGCGAACTACCTGGGCTCCTTCGCCAACGCCCTCACCGGCGGCAACATCGGCGGCGGTCCGATCATCCTGGTGCTGGTGTCCCTCATCGCGATCCTCGCCGCCGCCGTCCTGTGGATCGAGATGCTGATCCGCGCCGCGATGCTCTACGTCGGCGCTCTGCTCGGCACCGCCGTCTACGCCGGTCTGGTCGACAAGCAGCTGTGGAAGCACGTCCGCCGCTGGGCGGGCGTCATGGTCGCGGTGGACCTGATCAAACCCGTGATCGTGATCATCCTCGGCCTGGCCGGCGCCATCGCCTCCAACGCGGGCGCCAACGACGCCTTCTCGACGGTCCTCTCCGGCGTCGCCATCCTGGTCCTCTCCATCTTCGCCAGCAGCGCCATCTACCGCTTCGTCCCGGGCTTCGGCGACGAGATGGTGGCGATGCGCCGCGCCCGCGCGAGCGCGGTGAGCGCCGGGTCGGCCGTGGTCAACGGCCCCGCGAACTTCATGAAGCAGGGCATCAGCACCCACGCCGGGCGCGGAGCCGACGGCGGCTCCGGCGGCGGCCAGGGCGGCGGCAACAGCGGCGCGGCCAGCGCCGGCGCGGGCATCGCCGCGCACGGCGCCCGCCCCTCGGCCGCGCCGCCCGCGCAATCCTCCGGAGGCGGCACGTCCGCCCCCCCGGTCACCAGCGGTAACAGCAGTACCACCAGTGCCCAGGGAGGCCGCTCTTGACCACCCAACCCGTCGGGGGCTACCGACGTACGTACCTGATCGGCAAGGCCAAGCCGAACGCCGTCGTCGGCAAGAACCGGGAGAGCGGCGAGGTCTTCCTGCTGATCTTCGGGGCCTTCCTCGGCATGCTCTGGGGCATCGCCGTCCAGGGCTTCCTGGTGCTGCGACTGCTCGGACTGGTGGCCTTCCCGCTGCTGGCCTTCGCGATCGTCTACCTGCCCTACCGCAAGCGGACCTTCTACAAGTGGGCGGAGATCAACCGCAGCTACCGCCGCACGGTCCGCTCCGGCAGCGGCAGCTGGCGCTCCGACGTCCACGAGGCGGGTACCCGCCTCGACGGGCAGGAGGTCGAGATCGGCCCGCCGCCCGGCATCGGCCGGATCCGCTGGCTCGCCGCGCCCTTCGGCCCGGACGAGGTCGCCGTGCTGATGCACCTCAACCGGCGCACCGTCACCGCCGCCATCGAGATCGAGGGCCCCGGCGTGGGCCTGCGCGACTCCGAGGACCAGGAGTCCCTGGTCGAGCGCTTCGGGACGCTGCTGAAGCACGTCGCCAACGGCGACGGCTTCGTGACCCGGCTGCAGATCCTGGCCCGCACCCTCCCCGCCGACCCGGACGCGCACGCCAAGGACGTCGCCCGACGCGGCGACCCGGACTCGCCGCCCTGGCTCCAGGACTCCTACGACCAGCTCCAGGCGATGGTCTCCACCTCCTCCGAGCAGCACCGGGCCTACCTGGTCGCCTGCATGCCCTACACCCGCGACCTCGCCGCGGAGGCCCAGGTGATGGGCCGGAACCAGGGGCGCGGCCGGGGCGACGAGGGCCTGGCGGCGGTGATGGCCCGCGAGCTCAACGACATCTGCGCGCGGCTCGCCGAGGCCGACATCCGGGTACGCCAGCCGCTGGGCCAGGCCCGGCTCAGCTCGCTGCTGCACTCCATGTACGACCCGGACCACCAGATCGACCACCTCCAGGCGATGTCGAAGCGCAACGCCTGGCCCGCCGAGCTGGACGCCACCCATCCGAACTACCTCCAGGCGAAGACCAGGGAGTCGGCCACCCGGGAACCGTGGTGCCACGCCACCGCGTGGATCAAGGAGTGGCCGCTGACTCCCGTCGGAGTGAACTTCCTGGCGCCGCTGCTGGTGCACACCCCGGACGTGATCCGCACCGTGGGCGTCACCATGGACCTGGAGCCCACCGACGTGGCCATCGAGCGGATGCTCACCGAGAAGACCAACGACGACGCCGAGGCCAGCCGCCAGGCCAAGTTGAACCGCACGGTGGACCCGCGCGACTCGGCGCACAGCGGGCGCGTGGACCAGCGCGGGGAGGATCTCGCCTCGGGCGCGGCAGGCGTGAACCTGGTCGGCTACATCACCGTCAGCTCCCGTACGCCTGAGGCACTTGCCCGCGACAAGCGGACAATCCGCGCCTCGGCGGGTAAGAGTTATCTCAAGCTCGAATGGTGCGACCGAGAACACCACCGGGCCTTCGTGAACACGCTCCCCTTCGCCACCGGCATCCGCCGCTAACCCCACCCACCGGAGGCATCGCATGGCAGCAGCACCCGTGGGCGGCCTGACCGACGCCTTCGCCACCTTCCTCTTCGGCAAGAACGAGACCACCCGGCTACCGGTCCGCACCTCCACCGGGCAGGCGCAGGCCGTCTACCTGCCGACGGCGGCGCCCGGACTGGGCGACTCCGGCGTGATCATCGGACGCGAGGTCTACAGCGGGAAGGGGTACGTCTACGACCCCTTCCAGCTGTACGGGCAGCAGCTGCCCGCACCGCACTGGCTGGTCCTCGGCGAGTCCGGCAACGGCAAGTCCGCGCTGGAGAAGACCTACGTGCTGCGCCAGCTGCGGTTCCGCGACCGGCAGGTGGTGGTCCTGGACGCCCAGGGCGAGGACGGCGTCGGCGAGTGGAACCTGATCGCCCGGGCGCTCGGAATAACTCCGGTCCGGCTGGACCCGCAGGCGGCGCTCGCGGGCGGCGTGAAGCTCAACCCGCTGGACCCGGCGATCACCACCACCGGCCAGCTGGCGCTGCTGCGCACCATCGTCGAGGTCGCCATGGGGCACAGCCTCGGCGAGCGCGCCGGCTTCGCCCTGAAGGCCGCGCACGCGCACATCATCGCCACCATCACCGAGCGGCAGCCGGTCCTCGCCGACATCATCGACACCCTGCGCACCCCCAACACCGACTTCATCGACCCGCTGGGGGTCTCCCTGACCGACATCCAGACCTGGGGCCTGGACGTCGCCCTGGTGCTGGACCGGCTGGTCGACGGCGACCTGCGGGGCATGTTCGACGGGCCGACCACCACCGACATCAACCTGGACGCGCCGCTGATCGTCTTCGACCTCTCGCACATCGACCGCAACTCGATCGCGATGCCGATCCTGATGGCGATCGTCGGCGTCTGGCTGGAGCACACCTGGATCAGACCGGACCGCAAGAAGCGGATCTTCCTGGTCGAAGAGGCCTGGCACATCATCAACTCCCCCTTCGTCGCGCAGCTCTTCCAGCGGCTGCTGAAGTTCGGGCGGCGGCTGGGCCTGTCCTTCATCGCCGTCGTGCACCACCTGTCGGACGTGGTCGACGGCGCGGCGGCCAAGGAGGCCTCGGCGATCCTGAAGATGGCGTCCACGCGTACCATCTACATGCAGAAGGCGGACGAGGCCCGGGCGACCGGGCGGGTGCTGGGGCTTCCGCGCTGGGCGGTGGAGATCATTCCCACGCTGTCGCCGGGCATCGCGGTCTGGGACGTGAACGGCAACGTGCAGGTCGTCAAACACCTGATCACCGAGCAGGAACGGCCACTCGTCTTCACCGACCGGGCCATGACGGAGGACGCCATCATCGAACGTACCCGTGCCTCGAAGCAGCTGGCCGACGATCCGGCTGCATGATGGCCCGTCAGGCACCTGACCCGCGCGCGCCCGGTCCCCGCCCCTGGGGACCGCAGCCCTCGCCCGCGCGCGGGATCCCCGACGGCGCGATCGTCGGGGTGCTGGCGATCCTGCTCGGCACGACCACCCTGGTGTGGACGGCGACCGCGCTGGCCGGTCTGATCACCCACGGGCGGTTGCCGCACCCGCTGCCCTTCGAGGGGACCCCGACCGCGATCCGGGTGCTGGCGACGGAACCCAACCAGTTGTCCGCCGCCTGGCCGGGGACGCCAGTGGCGGCGTTGCCGTCGGCCACCGCCTTCTGGACGACGTTCTTCGTGCTGCTGGCGCTGCTGATCGCGCTGGCGCTGACCATGCTCTCGGCGTGGACACGGCTGCGCCGGGCGGCCGCCGCGGCCCGCACGCCCCAGCCGGACCAGGACGGGCCGCCGTTCCCCGGGCCGGTCCCCACCCCGGTTCCACAGGCGCAGGCCCCGCAGCCGCATGCCCCGCAGCCGCAGCCGGGCGCGCAGCGGTTCCCCCCGCCCCGGCGGACGCCGCCGCAAGCCGGTCCGCCGTCGGCCACCGAGATCACG includes these proteins:
- a CDS encoding SCO6880 family protein, with product MTTQPVGGYRRTYLIGKAKPNAVVGKNRESGEVFLLIFGAFLGMLWGIAVQGFLVLRLLGLVAFPLLAFAIVYLPYRKRTFYKWAEINRSYRRTVRSGSGSWRSDVHEAGTRLDGQEVEIGPPPGIGRIRWLAAPFGPDEVAVLMHLNRRTVTAAIEIEGPGVGLRDSEDQESLVERFGTLLKHVANGDGFVTRLQILARTLPADPDAHAKDVARRGDPDSPPWLQDSYDQLQAMVSTSSEQHRAYLVACMPYTRDLAAEAQVMGRNQGRGRGDEGLAAVMARELNDICARLAEADIRVRQPLGQARLSSLLHSMYDPDHQIDHLQAMSKRNAWPAELDATHPNYLQAKTRESATREPWCHATAWIKEWPLTPVGVNFLAPLLVHTPDVIRTVGVTMDLEPTDVAIERMLTEKTNDDAEASRQAKLNRTVDPRDSAHSGRVDQRGEDLASGAAGVNLVGYITVSSRTPEALARDKRTIRASAGKSYLKLEWCDREHHRAFVNTLPFATGIRR
- a CDS encoding ATP-binding protein: MAAAPVGGLTDAFATFLFGKNETTRLPVRTSTGQAQAVYLPTAAPGLGDSGVIIGREVYSGKGYVYDPFQLYGQQLPAPHWLVLGESGNGKSALEKTYVLRQLRFRDRQVVVLDAQGEDGVGEWNLIARALGITPVRLDPQAALAGGVKLNPLDPAITTTGQLALLRTIVEVAMGHSLGERAGFALKAAHAHIIATITERQPVLADIIDTLRTPNTDFIDPLGVSLTDIQTWGLDVALVLDRLVDGDLRGMFDGPTTTDINLDAPLIVFDLSHIDRNSIAMPILMAIVGVWLEHTWIRPDRKKRIFLVEEAWHIINSPFVAQLFQRLLKFGRRLGLSFIAVVHHLSDVVDGAAAKEASAILKMASTRTIYMQKADEARATGRVLGLPRWAVEIIPTLSPGIAVWDVNGNVQVVKHLITEQERPLVFTDRAMTEDAIIERTRASKQLADDPAA